Within the Drosophila miranda strain MSH22 chromosome Y unlocalized genomic scaffold, D.miranda_PacBio2.1 Contig_Y2_pilon, whole genome shotgun sequence genome, the region CTAGTCAATGTTCAAAATTAATATTCGTACGAGTATATCATACTTTAGTTACTAGATGCTGTTTTGCTAACAACAATCAGCGCTGTCCGCGGCTCAGTTCTGTGGCTCAAGTATCAAGTAGTAGTAATAAAAAGTTGATTTATCCTTCCGTCTTCCATATATGTAGGTACTTGTGGGTTATGCTACgtatcatcatcgtcgtcattAATTCGTATTTCGcattaactatatatataaaaacatTGCATTTATGTAGGTCAGTTTCGGCTTAGATCATCATTAACGAATCTGTTGTTACAAAAGTATGTATGTAATTCTTCAAGGCAGAAATTTCGGTCAGTTTCTCCCCCAAATGCGGGCTAAGCTAAGCAAATATACAAAAGCTACTTAGAtgtagtatgtatgtattgtttgtttgtttttatgtatgtatagtaTGTATTATATAGGTAGTATATCGTATaagtgtgtgggtgtgtacatacattatatatatatatgtatatatacttTTAATGGTTCCATTATTCGCTTAATCGATAGTGTTCTTGATCCGCTCATTAAACATAAATCTTTGTAGCTAAGTATTACTTACAAATGTGTCCGTCTTAAATTAAGATTTAACAACAAACATTCACATTCACTTTCATTCGAACACAACACTCATTGAAAACACTCACTCGCTCCTCACTCACTCAATCACTCACATAACCATGGGCAGTAGTCGGCATTGGTACAGTGCGTGCCATGAGTTCTATTGCGTTCTATTACTTGAATCGCGCCCTCGACGGTGCTTGGCGTTCAGCGtataatacatatgtatgtatgtacatatgtggtTTTTGCAAGTCGTTTAAGGCCGTTATTGGATTTGTGTAGTCTCATATACTCTACGTAATACTCGTAAGTGTACATTTTCTAATTAAGTTTGTCTATTGGAAGGTCCacaatatatactatacatatatgcaaGCTTAAGCCTGGCGCTCCGCCCAGTCACCCGTCCACCTGTCACAGTCGGCACGCACTTTCCCGGTATTCAATTTGGTTTCCTTCttcacctcctcctcctcctcctccgccacTCAACCACCGAAAGATACATATTTAGCTACTTAAGAACTAATTTGGAAAAGTTTCTCTAGGTGaccaaaaatatttttaagtATTATTAAACTGCGCTCAAGCATTGAGAGTAAAAAATTCCTTTGTTCTGGGGATTGCTGTTGGGTCGTGGGGCGGGAGGGGGGCTGGGGGTCCTACACTCGTACAATATGATACAAAAACGTATTGCCTAGATTTAAGCTAATCTGGTCGATTGCCGTTACAGCCAGCGACTCAGGATGTGGCAGAGCAGTAAGAGGGCGAGGTTCGCATAGAGGGAGCAGGCCTTGCCGCACAGCTTGATGTTGCTCTCCTGGAAAAGGTAGCGAACTATTAGATATCCATTATATACAATCTCATAGTCCACTCACATTCGCATGCCGACTGATGCAGCTCTGGGGACGCACGCGGTTGAACTCGCGGGCGTGCTTGTAGCAGGCCAGCGAATCGTTCACCGACAGATGATAGTCGATGGTCTGCGGATTGACCGTTAGCACGAGGGCAGCGTCCCGCGGACAGAGCTGGTCGACGACCAGTAGTATGAGGTTGCTGAACGGTATGGGCAGGACGACAAATGGCCGCTCGCATGCGTGCGCTGTCATATTGTAGACAACGTTGTCCTTCTCGTTGTAGAGCGTGTAGAGCTCTCGCTGCATGTCGCAGGACTTGACGCGTGTCCGGTGCAGTGTCAGATAGCGGAGCCAATGCTCCTCGGTCTCCGACTTTTTGCCATGGCCATTCTGGTGGTGCTCTGGCTCCGGCTCAGTGCCGTTCATGTCGCTGTACATCTCAGCGTAGTGGGCGGACACCCCGGGCGCCAGTTGCATTAGTTGCACAATATACCACAGCGCCGTATGCAGCAGCCATCTGCTCAGTCGAAGAACATGATAAAGTGGCTGAAAGGGGCAGAAAGTGAGTCAATATCGAGtgatacatatatgtatggatTGTGTATAGGAATCCCAGAGGATGCGCGCCTACCGATAGCAGCATGCTGGAGGCATTGTTGTCGCCCCTGGACTCGAAGCACACTGCCTGGTAGTCATAGACGAAGACCCGCTTGTAGACGTTCTCCTCCAGCAGACGCTTCATAATCGCCCCATTGACCTCGCCGAAGAATCTGCCCGTTTCGTGCACTCTTGTCGAGATGATCACATAGCCATTGTTGTCCAGTATATAGCAGTCTTTGTCATCCACGGCACAGGCCTGTAAAGAGGAAGAAATCAAGGGCAGATAGATATAGAAAGATCGTGAATGTACACTCACGTTGCCAGTGATATTGTGGAAGAGCTTATAGAGCGCCGAGTGCTGAAACTGGAAGCCCACAACGGCCGCCGGTGCGGATTTGCCGCCCTCATTATGGAAGATGGCATGACTGGCAGTTACAAAGATCTCAGAATTGCTTTCTAAATGACAAAGAGACGATTTATGTGGAGTCCAAAATATAGCTGTTACCCCCAACATACCGACCGCATCGAAGGGCACGGAGTAGACAAAGCTTTCCGCCCGTACAAAATGTTGGTCCACGGCGCGCTTGTACCAGATCTCATCGATGGCGCGTTTGTTTTTCTGGCTGAAGGTCTCACTGCAAAAAAGAAGTccttacatatgtatgtttatcTGTAGTTAGAGTGGTAGTAATCTTACCCGACACTTGGCTCCTCGGCCAAGTTGAACTCGTGCCAGCGTGTGAGGCCGCTGTGGGTGGCCAGGAAGGCGACGGTGACGCCAAAACGCTGCTTGAATTCGTTTCTAAGCCAACAGATAGAAAGGTTACATTAGAGACTTGTTCGAGGCAgggtatatatgtattttatgACTAATTATAAGGAAATACTGAAGTATACTGTAGTATTCGTTTACCTTGGCAGCAAACCCATTAGAACGGCTATTGGGCTTGATGCGCTTGTGCTAGATTTGTGAATGTTTTTAGTATTCATTATGAAGAGGCATTATGTTTTTGTGGCATATCAAGTTCAGGAGATACGTATATTCAATATTCAATAATCAATagatatattttaatattgtGGGTGCGAAAAAATTCATTATGAGAGAGACATCAAATATCAAAAAACAGCGACAAAGACGACGGAAAGAATTCGTACAATAAAGTGCAAATAAATGTGAGAAAAAGAAAGGGCGTACACagaaataaaacataaaaataTGGTTAATACGAGTATGAGCTGTGCTGCTTTCGATCTGTAGGGATCTGTACGGGGCGGGGCGTTGACTGTACTTGAGGTGTCAAGCCTAGGCACTATTTCATACCCTACGCCGCTACGCAGCCCAGTCCCCCACTTACCTCTTGTCCTCCTTGGAGTTGAAGCTGCTATTCTTGGAGAACCACTCGGTGACGCCGGCATCGAAGACCAGGGCCTGCATCAGCTGCCTATCGCCTGCAACACAAAACCAGACGAGAGTCAAAAGGAGCctccaaaacaaaaaacacgtGTACATATGAGTAATCTGGAGAATAATTGGGATGCCAGTGTTGCGCCACTAATCTCCAGTTACACGTATTTTTAGCGGATTGGCTCGGTGTTGGAACAGATCTGTGACATAAATGGGAGCTGTATTATCAGAATCCTCTGTGACATGCAACGATTGTAAGGTGCAAATTCCTCAGCTAACTACAGTGGGCTATAAAACCATAAGACACTATCAGAATCTAAAATTTATTTTCAAGATTTTCACAGATTTGCATCTGTGCCAAGTATGACTCCGTTCAGTACACACTCGGAtttaagaatatatattcgCAACGAGAATGGAAATTGTACAAGTGTTTTCCCTTGATccaaatatatttcatattttaaatgaatatatttcatatttagaataaatatattttttacaaATTGTAAATATGATATTTATTTTAAGGTGGTTTTTATTTAGATCGactttttaatatttattagATGTATTTAAAAACCGAATATTTAGTTTTAATATGGCTTCTCTGAGTGCAGCCTTCCCAATTCGTATTTTCTATTGGGCTTAGTGTCTTAAGGAATTGAAACGCactatacatacacatatttGGAAAACAGTTAACACGAAATGGGTACAGAAAATGCATTGGTAAGAGTATTGCAAATAAATGTCATCGGTTCACAGCCAAGTACAGTACGGACCATAAGCATCTACGGGACATATCCACAGGAAGTGGATGCAGGTGCaggtgagagagagagaagaaatGAGTTCGGTGCTACGGTGGGTGCGTGTGTGTACGTGTGGGTGCACAACAGACTGTGactgtaactgtaactgtaactgtGACTGATGGCTTGAGGCATTCGTTACTCACAATAGTAGCTTTCTTTTTCATTGATTGATGGATAGCGGCCAGTTGATGAGTTGTTAGCTGTGAATTTGCATGAATATTGAGATTGCAATCGTAATTTTCGTTTTGGATTTTGGAGATAACAGGAGGCGCGGCGTTTTCGAAGCGTTTGTTTTGGAGAGCAGCGGAAATCGGTGGGTGCTGGGGACGGGGCTGGTGACGGGGCTGGGGTTATACTTACAGAACATGGCAGCTGTATGCTCCGGGGGCATAGCGCTTCGACTCGCTGGCCATCGCCAGCCAGGCTCAGTCATACGCTCGAGAAAGTACAAAAGTTCTGTCTCTGGCGTTCTGAATGTCCTGTTGCTGTGCTTACAAAATAGCCTACAAATGCACACAGAATTATATTGTGATACCCCTTTAGAAGGTAGATAGACGCACCAATCTGGATGTATTTTCCATCGCTTGCCATCGAAGAAGCTGCGTATGTTTGTGCCCTTGATATTGACGCGATGGATGTCCTGCTCTGACCGTATATCTATGCGAGTGACGCCGTACTGCTCCGGATAGGAGATGACCAATGTGAATGGTGTGTTCTTGATGGCTGTCCAGTAATACTGGCGCTTGATGCGAGTAACCCGTTTCTGTCAACCAAAATCCGATTAAAGTCTTGCAGTTTTGGGGAGTAATATAGTGTAGGGATTGCTTACCATTTCATCGAAATGATTCTTGACCAACATCCATTTGCTGCCAGTCGATTGATTGATTATAGAATCGCGTATCTGTTCAGGAATCGAAATATACACATAGTATCTTTACGGTTCAGATAAAGATGGGATTCGTACCGTCATCAGCACTGGATTGAAGTCTCTGGCGGGTCGATCGTCATCCAACAGCTCGACTTCAATCATGTCCACGCTATTGTATGCTGGTTTCAGTATATAACCTTGGAACTGGAACACACCAAACCATTAGCAATTCAGAATACGATCGAGTACCATCGAGGCACACTTACAATTGGACGAAAGTCTGGATGGAATAGTACATAACCGTTGTTGGTTACTATAAACGCGTAGCCATTCACGCCCAGCTGTGGACACAGAGAGGGGATTACTTGCAGGACTGTACGCATTGGAAGTGACCTACCATAAATGGCGACAGCAGCTTTTTGATTTCATTGATGGGCACGTCGGTGCCGGCCACGCCCAGTATGTTTGCAATCCTTGTCTGTGGCACGATCGGGATCGGGGGGAAGAAGGGTTTGGGATAAGTTTAGCAAAGTGTCGGTACGATCGAGGGAGTGGTCAGAAAACATATACACAAGTTGGACTTTAAATGTTTACAAGTACAGAGAATGGTTTAGTTAAATGTTTTttgggttttggtttttgcatGTTAATCAAATACTGAAAAATGAATTTGAAATTTGAGCTTGATAAATGGCATTGCTATTACAAAACGAAACTTCGATTCGGCTTACGCATTTTATTTTAAGGCATCTCAAAGGAAAATACAAAGAtgtaaaaacaaaattaaaacgAATGTTGAATGCAAATATGATAGAAGCATCGTCTACTACGCAAGAActtacgagtacgagtacgagtacagTCAAGATCAAGAGAGTTCTTTTCAAAGGATTTGTAtggtttcttttttgtttgtttgtttgattTTGATGTTTACAAAGATTTGTCTTGTTTGTTTTGGAATTTTGTAAAGCGTTTCTGGACGGTTTTTTAGCGGCTAATTACATGACTAGGCAGAGTAGTACTAAGAGCGTATGAGAGAGCGTTGTAGAGTGGTGGAAAGGTGTGAATCGAAATGATGAACAGAGAGGGTAGTAGAGTAGAAATCAAGGATACTTAATAGAGAGTATTACTGGAAAGAATAAACTGAAAAAAGTGTCGGCAAAAAGCTGTTTACAGATTGTAGATGGAGGGGTTGGGGTTTCCTTGGTTCGTATGGCATGTGGTGGAATGGGGTGCCAGATGGCAGAATGTACAGTTGTAAGTGTCTGTTTGCGTTGTTAATGTTGGTATTTGGTAttgctgttggtgttggtgctTTGGTGTATATTTTTACAGTTTTTATACCCTTCATAGTTGTAGTGTGAACACAGAGCTCTtggttgtttgttttttaatagGGGTACTACTCGTACAAGACAGCATTTGCCACAGCGAGTGAGGGATCTGTGAGACAGACAGTTTCAGTTTTAGTAGAGATACATATGCCATTGCCCCAAAAAAGTATCCGATCAcggatatgtacatatatttatctGATATGGAAGCCTATTCGATACAGAGTAACAGAGcgatacagagagagagacagagagaaagagagagcaagaGTGAGAGAGAACTTAGACTAGGAttgcaaaaataaatcaagGCATAAGTGG harbors:
- the LOC108160677 gene encoding voltage-dependent calcium channel subunit alpha-2/delta-3 isoform X4, whose translation is MCSIEDTKLSDHLWEIKQCEEQKADVLEYWQVHDRMLEPSEMHRREYRRIKETWNQPVDSNVYQFMTTVSMPIYDRRENANITEEVLINEALWELQTRETRIANILGVAGTDVPINEIKKLLSPFMLGVNGYAFIVTNNGYVLFHPDFRPIFQGYILKPAYNSVDMIEVELLDDDRPARDFNPVLMTIRDSIINQSTGSKWMLVKNHFDEMKRVTRIKRQYYWTAIKNTPFTLVISYPEQYGVTRIDIRSEQDIHRVNIKGTNIRSFFDGKRWKIHPDWLFCKHSNRTFRTPETELLYFLERMTEPGWRWPASRSAMPPEHTAAMFSNNSSTGRYPSINEKESYYCDRQLMQALVFDAGVTEWFSKNSSFNSKEDKSTSASSPIAVLMGLLPRNEFKQRFGVTVAFLATHSGLTRWHEFNLAEEPSVGETFSQKNKRAIDEIWYKRAVDQHFVRAESFVYSVPFDAVESNSEIFVTASHAIFHNEGGKSAPAAVVGFQFQHSALYKLFHNITGNACAVDDKDCYILDNNGYVIISTRVHETGRFFGEVNGAIMKRLLEENVYKRVFVYDYQAVCFESRGDNNASSMLLSPLYHVLRLSRWLLHTALWYIVQLMQLAPGVSAHYAEMYSDMNGTEPEPEHHQNGHGKKSETEEHWLRYLTLHRTRVKSCDMQRELYTLYNEKDNVVYNMTAHACERPFVVLPIPFSNLILLVVDQLCPRDAALVLTVNPQTIDYHLSVNDSLACYKHAREFNRVRPQSCISRHANESNIKLCGKACSLYANLALLLLCHILSRWL
- the LOC108160677 gene encoding voltage-dependent calcium channel subunit alpha-2/delta-3 isoform X3, translated to MTWSWAWPWWRLCLSLISMLIWHAPCAHLQPAENVNYNLVHSWADKLGMELFHLGDFITRRKEVQESFKDAKVVQRVGASIVDSMAKEIEMLMDLKVSAVRRIMDTSENTALSHQNDMADKMFSYYNAKEMLEPGDPVPPIPTPAPDMDKDIGEPLIYVQPKVVVLEPRPEFHNTPVNFSVSSVHVPVNVFDRAPDVIKAIQWSENLDQIFRDNYKNDPTLSWQFFGSSTGFMRQFPASKWKKDVPIDLYDCRLRSWYMEAATSPKDIVILMDGSGSMLGQRLDIAKHVVNTILDTLGTNDFVNIFTFDKEVSPVVGCFEDTLIQATLGNIRELKVGIENFGPKSIANYTAALTRAFEILEEANSTSRGAQCNQAIMIIGDGAPENNREVFELHNWRDPPYKPVRVFTYLIGKEVANWDDIRWMACKNQGYYVHLSDTAEVREMVLNYIPVMARPLVLGRHDHPVIWTQVYADIEDTKLSDHLWEIKQCEEQKADVLEYWQVHDRMLEPSEMHRREYRRIKETWNQPVDSNVYQFMTTVSMPIYDRRENATRIANILGVAGTDVPINEIKKLLSPFMLGVNGYAFIVTNNGYVLFHPDFRPIFQGYILKPAYNSVDMIEVELLDDDRPARDFNPVLMTIRDSIINQSTGSKWMLVKNHFDEMKRVTRIKRQYYWTAIKNTPFTLVISYPEQYGVTRIDIRSEQDIHRVNIKGTNIRSFFDGKRWKIHPDWLFCKHSNRTFRTPETELLYFLERMTEPGWRWPASRSAMPPEHTAAMFCDRQLMQALVFDAGVTEWFSKNSSFNSKEDKRNEFKQRFGVTVAFLATHSGLTRWHEFNLAEEPSVGETFSQKNKRAIDEIWYKRAVDQHFVRAESFVYSVPFDAVESNSEIFVTASHAIFHNEGGKSAPAAVVGFQFQHSALYKLFHNITGNACAVDDKDCYILDNNGYVIISTRVHETGRFFGEVNGAIMKRLLEENVYKRVFVYDYQAVCFESRGDNNASSMLLSPLYHVLRLSRWLLHTALWYIVQLMQLAPGVSAHYAEMYSDMNGTEPEPEHHQNGHGKKSETEEHWLRYLTLHRTRVKSCDMQRELYTLYNEKDNVVYNMTAHACERPFVVLPIPFSNLILLVVDQLCPRDAALVLTVNPQTIDYHLSVNDSLACYKHAREFNRVRPQSCISRHANESNIKLCGKACSLYANLALLLLCHILSRWL
- the LOC108160677 gene encoding voltage-dependent calcium channel subunit alpha-2/delta-3 isoform X1, which encodes MTWSWAWPWWRLCLSLISMLIWHAPCAHLQPAENVNYNLVHSWADKLGMELFHLGDFITRRKEVQESFKDAKVVQRVGASIVDSMAKEIEMLMDLKVSAVRRIMDTSENTALSHQNDMADKMFSYYNAKEMLEPGDPVPPIPTPAPDMDKDIGEPLIYVQPKVVVLEPRPEFHNTPVNFSVSSVHVPVNVFDRAPDVIKAIQWSENLDQIFRDNYKNDPTLSWQFFGSSTGFMRQFPASKWKKDVPIDLYDCRLRSWYMEAATSPKDIVILMDGSGSMLGQRLDIAKHVVNTILDTLGTNDFVNIFTFDKEVSPVVGCFEDTLIQATLGNIRELKVGIENFGPKSIANYTAALTRAFEILEEANSTSRGAQCNQAIMIIGDGAPENNREVFELHNWRDPPYKPVRVFTYLIGKEVANWDDIRWMACKNQGYYVHLSDTAEVREMVLNYIPVMARPLVLGRHDHPVIWTQVYADIEDTKLSDHLWEIKQCEEQKADVLEYWQVHDRMLEPSEMHRREYRRIKETWNQPVDSNVYQFMTTVSMPIYDRRENALINLTTDINPAAKINLQVTRIANILGVAGTDVPINEIKKLLSPFMLGVNGYAFIVTNNGYVLFHPDFRPIFQGYILKPAYNSVDMIEVELLDDDRPARDFNPVLMTIRDSIINQSTGSKWMLVKNHFDEMKRVTRIKRQYYWTAIKNTPFTLVISYPEQYGVTRIDIRSEQDIHRVNIKGTNIRSFFDGKRWKIHPDWLFCKHSNRTFRTPETELLYFLERMTEPGWRWPASRSAMPPEHTAAMFSNNSSTGRYPSINEKESYYCDRQLMQALVFDAGVTEWFSKNSSFNSKEDKSTSASSPIAVLMGLLPRNEFKQRFGVTVAFLATHSGLTRWHEFNLAEEPSVGETFSQKNKRAIDEIWYKRAVDQHFVRAESFVYSVPFDAVESNSEIFVTASHAIFHNEGGKSAPAAVVGFQFQHSALYKLFHNITGNACAVDDKDCYILDNNGYVIISTRVHETGRFFGEVNGAIMKRLLEENVYKRVFVYDYQAVCFESRGDNNASSMLLSPLYHVLRLSRWLLHTALWYIVQLMQLAPGVSAHYAEMYSDMNGTEPEPEHHQNGHGKKSETEEHWLRYLTLHRTRVKSCDMQRELYTLYNEKDNVVYNMTAHACERPFVVLPIPFSNLILLVVDQLCPRDAALVLTVNPQTIDYHLSVNDSLACYKHAREFNRVRPQSCISRHANESNIKLCGKACSLYANLALLLLCHILSRWL
- the LOC108160677 gene encoding voltage-dependent calcium channel subunit alpha-2/delta-3 isoform X2, whose amino-acid sequence is MTWSWAWPWWRLCLSLISMLIWHAPCAHLQPAENVNYNLVHSWADKLGMELFHLGDFITRRKEVQESFKDAKVVQRVGASIVDSMAKEIEMLMDLKVSAVRRIMDTSENTALSHQNDMADKMFSYYNAKEMLEPGDPVPPIPTPAPDMDKDIGEPLIYVQPKVVVLEPRPEFHNTPVNFSVSSVHVPVNVFDRAPDVIKAIQWSENLDQIFRDNYKNDPTLSWQFFGSSTGFMRQFPASKWKKDVPIDLYDCRLRSWYMEAATSPKDIVILMDGSGSMLGQRLDIAKHVVNTILDTLGTNDFVNIFTFDKEVSPVVGCFEDTLIQATLGNIRELKVGIENFGPKSIANYTAALTRAFEILEEANSTSRGAQCNQAIMIIGDGAPENNREVFELHNWRDPPYKPVRVFTYLIGKEVANWDDIRWMACKNQGYYVHLSDTAEVREMVLNYIPVMARPLVLGRHDHPVIWTQVYADIEDTKLSDHLWEIKQCEEQKADVLEYWQVHDRMLEPSEMHRREYRRIKETWNQPVDSNVYQFMTTVSMPIYDRRENANITEEVLINEALWELQTRETRIANILGVAGTDVPINEIKKLLSPFMLGVNGYAFIVTNNGYVLFHPDFRPIFQGYILKPAYNSVDMIEVELLDDDRPARDFNPVLMTIRDSIINQSTGSKWMLVKNHFDEMKRVTRIKRQYYWTAIKNTPFTLVISYPEQYGVTRIDIRSEQDIHRVNIKGTNIRSFFDGKRWKIHPDWLFCKHSNRTFRTPETELLYFLERMTEPGWRWPASRSAMPPEHTAAMFCDRQLMQALVFDAGVTEWFSKNSSFNSKEDKRNEFKQRFGVTVAFLATHSGLTRWHEFNLAEEPSVGETFSQKNKRAIDEIWYKRAVDQHFVRAESFVYSVPFDAVESNSEIFVTASHAIFHNEGGKSAPAAVVGFQFQHSALYKLFHNITGNACAVDDKDCYILDNNGYVIISTRVHETGRFFGEVNGAIMKRLLEENVYKRVFVYDYQAVCFESRGDNNASSMLLSPLYHVLRLSRWLLHTALWYIVQLMQLAPGVSAHYAEMYSDMNGTEPEPEHHQNGHGKKSETEEHWLRYLTLHRTRVKSCDMQRELYTLYNEKDNVVYNMTAHACERPFVVLPIPFSNLILLVVDQLCPRDAALVLTVNPQTIDYHLSVNDSLACYKHAREFNRVRPQSCISRHANESNIKLCGKACSLYANLALLLLCHILSRWL